One segment of Sesamum indicum cultivar Zhongzhi No. 13 linkage group LG4, S_indicum_v1.0, whole genome shotgun sequence DNA contains the following:
- the LOC105159633 gene encoding uncharacterized protein LOC105159633 isoform X2, whose translation MAATQGSSSPHVDAVLDVIQAHQEKATRLPPVEEVRTLLHYSLRGILSTFSQKHEGYPSGSMVDFACDAYGSPILALSNLALHTKDLLANPKCSLLVAKDPDDRTDLVITVHGDALPVAESNMEASRTAYMTRHPDAFWVDFGDFQFLRLEPKVIRCVSGVATATLRSGEFSNEEFRAAKVDPIYQFSKPITSHMNKDHAGETKLIVQHSTSVLVEFAYMLDVDSLGFNVKGREDADNRNASSGPKPSPSKLKIGLVIYKTDTALSV comes from the exons ATGGCGGCAACCCAG GGTTCCTCGTCTCCCCATGTCGATGCTGTACTCGATGTCATCCAAGCTCACcag GAAAAAGCGACCAGGCTTCCACCTGTAGAGGAAGTAAGGACACTACTTCATTACAGCTTACGAGGAATCCTCTCCACTTTCTCTCAGAAGCACGAGGGGTATCCATCAGGCTCCATGGTTGACTTTGCTTGTGATGCTTATGGATCTCCAATACTAGCTCTTAGTAATTTAGCACTTCATACAAAG GACCTTTTAGCCAACCCAAAATGCTCTTTGCTTGTAGCAAAAGATCCTGATGACAGGACTGACCTAGTGATTACAGTGCACGGTGATGCCCTTCCT GTCGCTGAGAGCAATATGGAAGCTTCTCGTACTGCATACATGACTAGACATCCTGATGCATTCTGG GTTGACTTTGGTGACTTCCAATTTCTGCGCTTAGAACCTAAGGTTATACGATGTGTGTCTGGTGTTGCAACAGCTACATTAAGATCAGGAG aaTTCAGCAATGAGGAGTTTAGAGCAGCAAAAGTGGATcctatatatcaattttctaaGCCTATAACG TCCCACATGAATAAGGATCATGCAGGAGAGACAAAGCTGATTGTGCAGCACTCTACATCTGTGCTG gTGGAATTTGCGTACATGCTGGACGTGGATAGTCTTGGTTTCAATGTGAAG GGACGTGAAGATGCTGATAATAGAAATGCTTCAAGTGGCCCAAAGCCAAGCCCAAGCAAGCTGAAAATAGGTTTGGTTAT ATACAAGACGGATACAGCTCTGAGTGTATGA
- the LOC105159633 gene encoding uncharacterized protein LOC105159633 isoform X1 produces the protein MAATQGSSSPHVDAVLDVIQAHQEKATRLPPVEEVRTLLHYSLRGILSTFSQKHEGYPSGSMVDFACDAYGSPILALSNLALHTKDLLANPKCSLLVAKDPDDRTDLVITVHGDALPVAESNMEASRTAYMTRHPDAFWVDFGDFQFLRLEPKVIRCVSGVATATLRSGEFSNEEFRAAKVDPIYQFSKPITSHMNKDHAGETKLIVQHSTSVLVEFAYMLDVDSLGFNVKAGYQGKTFKLRIPFTRRATERKDVKMLIIEMLQVAQSQAQAS, from the exons ATGGCGGCAACCCAG GGTTCCTCGTCTCCCCATGTCGATGCTGTACTCGATGTCATCCAAGCTCACcag GAAAAAGCGACCAGGCTTCCACCTGTAGAGGAAGTAAGGACACTACTTCATTACAGCTTACGAGGAATCCTCTCCACTTTCTCTCAGAAGCACGAGGGGTATCCATCAGGCTCCATGGTTGACTTTGCTTGTGATGCTTATGGATCTCCAATACTAGCTCTTAGTAATTTAGCACTTCATACAAAG GACCTTTTAGCCAACCCAAAATGCTCTTTGCTTGTAGCAAAAGATCCTGATGACAGGACTGACCTAGTGATTACAGTGCACGGTGATGCCCTTCCT GTCGCTGAGAGCAATATGGAAGCTTCTCGTACTGCATACATGACTAGACATCCTGATGCATTCTGG GTTGACTTTGGTGACTTCCAATTTCTGCGCTTAGAACCTAAGGTTATACGATGTGTGTCTGGTGTTGCAACAGCTACATTAAGATCAGGAG aaTTCAGCAATGAGGAGTTTAGAGCAGCAAAAGTGGATcctatatatcaattttctaaGCCTATAACG TCCCACATGAATAAGGATCATGCAGGAGAGACAAAGCTGATTGTGCAGCACTCTACATCTGTGCTG gTGGAATTTGCGTACATGCTGGACGTGGATAGTCTTGGTTTCAATGTGAAG GCTGGCTATCAAGGAAAGACTTTCAAGCTTCGAATTCCTTTTACAAGGCGTGCAACAGAGAGAAA GGACGTGAAGATGCTGATAATAGAAATGCTTCAAGTGGCCCAAAGCCAAGCCCAAGCAAGCTGA
- the LOC105159633 gene encoding uncharacterized protein LOC105159633 isoform X3: MAATQGSSSPHVDAVLDVIQAHQEKATRLPPVEEVRTLLHYSLRGILSTFSQKHEGYPSGSMVDFACDAYGSPILALSNLALHTKDLLANPKCSLLVAKDPDDRTDLVITVHGDALPVAESNMEASRTAYMTRHPDAFWVDFGDFQFLRLEPKVIRCVSGVATATLRSGEFSNEEFRAAKVDPIYQFSKPITSHMNKDHAGETKLIVQHSTSVLVEFAYMLDVDSLGFNVKGREDADNRNASSGPKPSPSKLKIDTRRIQL, translated from the exons ATGGCGGCAACCCAG GGTTCCTCGTCTCCCCATGTCGATGCTGTACTCGATGTCATCCAAGCTCACcag GAAAAAGCGACCAGGCTTCCACCTGTAGAGGAAGTAAGGACACTACTTCATTACAGCTTACGAGGAATCCTCTCCACTTTCTCTCAGAAGCACGAGGGGTATCCATCAGGCTCCATGGTTGACTTTGCTTGTGATGCTTATGGATCTCCAATACTAGCTCTTAGTAATTTAGCACTTCATACAAAG GACCTTTTAGCCAACCCAAAATGCTCTTTGCTTGTAGCAAAAGATCCTGATGACAGGACTGACCTAGTGATTACAGTGCACGGTGATGCCCTTCCT GTCGCTGAGAGCAATATGGAAGCTTCTCGTACTGCATACATGACTAGACATCCTGATGCATTCTGG GTTGACTTTGGTGACTTCCAATTTCTGCGCTTAGAACCTAAGGTTATACGATGTGTGTCTGGTGTTGCAACAGCTACATTAAGATCAGGAG aaTTCAGCAATGAGGAGTTTAGAGCAGCAAAAGTGGATcctatatatcaattttctaaGCCTATAACG TCCCACATGAATAAGGATCATGCAGGAGAGACAAAGCTGATTGTGCAGCACTCTACATCTGTGCTG gTGGAATTTGCGTACATGCTGGACGTGGATAGTCTTGGTTTCAATGTGAAG GGACGTGAAGATGCTGATAATAGAAATGCTTCAAGTGGCCCAAAGCCAAGCCCAAGCAAGCTGAAAATAG ATACAAGACGGATACAGCTCTGA
- the LOC105159634 gene encoding uncharacterized protein LOC105159634 isoform X2 has protein sequence MEESDCEAGLPYQHKEDKCREEARKVGCLLHNNSFLADMEKEERTIPRILKPPAETEFFLQWGSRKRLRCVRVRGHNPAEVSSSSRIRRRITSRFLTLSQKDACFSQPSSRYTRNSEAVTHRSESRKSSSGSLEKEERCYTTRGGEENGKITVERDAGNEVGDEENPHKHNNNNNNNKKKKGDVMSGVIKKIVWPKVCIGLSSKEKEEDFMAMKGCKLPQRPKKRAKLIQRTLLLVSPGAWLTDMSLERYEVREKKSCKKKLARGLKGMGSIESDSD, from the exons atggaagAGAGTGACTGTGAGGCTGGCCTACCGTACCAACACAAGGAAGATAAATGCAGAGAGGAAGCAAGAAAAGTAGGGTGTCTGCTTCACAATAACTCT TTTTTGGCAGATatggagaaagaagagaggaCCATCCCCAGGATACTGAAACCGCCGGCGGAAACCGAGTTTTTCTTGCAGTGGGGAAGCAGAAAGCGGCTGAGATGTGTGAGAGTTAGAGGTCATAATCCGGCAGaagtttcttcttcctctagAATACGCCGCAGAATCACCTCCCGATTTCTCACCCTTTCTCAGAAAGATGCTTGTTTTTCTCAACCTTCCTCCCGTTACACAAG GAATTCAGAGGCAGTAACGCATAGATCGGAAAGCCGGAAGTCATCATCGGGTTCTTTGGAGAAGGAGGAGAGATGCTACACGACAAGAGGAGGGGAAGAGAATGGGAAGATTACAGTGGAGAGGGATGCAGGGAATGAAGTTGGGGATGAGGAGAATCCCCATAAgcataacaacaataataataataataagaagaagaagggtgATGTGATGAGTGGTGttatcaagaaaattgtaTGGCCAAAGGTGTGTATTGGTCTGTCAAGCAAAGAGAAAGAGGAAGATTTCATGGCCATGAAAGGTTGCAAGCTTCCCCAGCGGCCAAAGAAAAGAGCCAAACTCATACAGAGAACATTGCTG CTGGTGAGTCCTGGGGCATGGCTGACCGATATGTCTTTGGAGAGGTATGAAGTGAGGGAAAAGAAGAGTTGCAAGAAG AAATTAGCGAGAGGGCTGAAGGGAATGGGGAGCATAGAGAGCGATTCAGACTGA
- the LOC105159634 gene encoding uncharacterized protein LOC105159634 isoform X1, translated as MEESDCEAGLPYQHKEDKCREEARKVGCLLHNNSVRNFITYNFSFLLRNTNLNTLVFLGHLGTNAKLPNLTFLADMEKEERTIPRILKPPAETEFFLQWGSRKRLRCVRVRGHNPAEVSSSSRIRRRITSRFLTLSQKDACFSQPSSRYTRNSEAVTHRSESRKSSSGSLEKEERCYTTRGGEENGKITVERDAGNEVGDEENPHKHNNNNNNNKKKKGDVMSGVIKKIVWPKVCIGLSSKEKEEDFMAMKGCKLPQRPKKRAKLIQRTLLLVSPGAWLTDMSLERYEVREKKSCKKKLARGLKGMGSIESDSD; from the exons atggaagAGAGTGACTGTGAGGCTGGCCTACCGTACCAACACAAGGAAGATAAATGCAGAGAGGAAGCAAGAAAAGTAGGGTGTCTGCTTCACAATAACTCTGTAAGAAATTTCATCACATACAACTTCTCATTTCTGCTCCGCAATACAAATCTCAATACACTAGTCTTTCTTGGCCATCTTGGAACTAACGCGAAATTGCCAA ATCTTACG TTTTTGGCAGATatggagaaagaagagaggaCCATCCCCAGGATACTGAAACCGCCGGCGGAAACCGAGTTTTTCTTGCAGTGGGGAAGCAGAAAGCGGCTGAGATGTGTGAGAGTTAGAGGTCATAATCCGGCAGaagtttcttcttcctctagAATACGCCGCAGAATCACCTCCCGATTTCTCACCCTTTCTCAGAAAGATGCTTGTTTTTCTCAACCTTCCTCCCGTTACACAAG GAATTCAGAGGCAGTAACGCATAGATCGGAAAGCCGGAAGTCATCATCGGGTTCTTTGGAGAAGGAGGAGAGATGCTACACGACAAGAGGAGGGGAAGAGAATGGGAAGATTACAGTGGAGAGGGATGCAGGGAATGAAGTTGGGGATGAGGAGAATCCCCATAAgcataacaacaataataataataataagaagaagaagggtgATGTGATGAGTGGTGttatcaagaaaattgtaTGGCCAAAGGTGTGTATTGGTCTGTCAAGCAAAGAGAAAGAGGAAGATTTCATGGCCATGAAAGGTTGCAAGCTTCCCCAGCGGCCAAAGAAAAGAGCCAAACTCATACAGAGAACATTGCTG CTGGTGAGTCCTGGGGCATGGCTGACCGATATGTCTTTGGAGAGGTATGAAGTGAGGGAAAAGAAGAGTTGCAAGAAG AAATTAGCGAGAGGGCTGAAGGGAATGGGGAGCATAGAGAGCGATTCAGACTGA
- the LOC105159767 gene encoding uncharacterized protein LOC105159767 encodes MALLQGWELLPDPDDHGSLQIHDHGLNTSLLHMDYFICPPQSIHPHQPPPPIPNLQLQDHHPLITKTPLPIINITPPDASPKINKSFTTTQADQQHHKFNETGFMMRLDSNTTWVIMPQPQIDGAALLHSQENQDPCKADSKTPVIKKNNTKLPFELEGGFNIWKWSFNGLGAICSFGVAAATFCLIIFSTHRNKKHPHRNQSLQFQIYNTNKQRMKQVIHQASKLNEAGRGDGSTTFRGGGGGVGVKFV; translated from the exons ATGGCTCTTCTTCAAGGATGGGAACTTCTCCCTGACCCTGATGACCACGGATCTCTTCAAATCCATGATCATGGACTCAACACTTCTCTTCTCCACATGGATTACTTCATCTGCCCTCCCCAATCAATTCATCCTCATCAACCTCCTCCACCTATTCCCAACCTACAACTACAAGATCATCACCCACTCATCACCAAAACTCCCCTCCCCATCATCAATATCACTCCTCCAGATGCATCACCAAAGATTAATAAATCTTTTACCACTACTCAAGCTGATCAACAACACCacaaattcaacgaaactggATTCATGATGAGATTAGACTCCAACACCACTTGGGTGATCATGCCTCAGCCTCAGATTGACGGTGCCGCACTCCTTCATTCCCAGGAAAACCAAGACCCTTGTAAAGCCGATTCAAAAACGCCGGTgatcaagaaaaacaacacGAAGCTGCCATTCGAACTTGAAGGTGGTTTCAACATATGGAAATGGAGTTTTAATGGGTTGGGTGCAATTTGCTCATTTGGAGTAGCTGCTGCCACTTTTTGCCTCATCATTTTCAGCACCCACCGGAACAAGAAACATCCTCACCGGAATCAGAGCCTTCAATTTCAGATTTACAACACTAACAAg CAGAGGATGAAGCAAGTAATTCACCAGGCAAGTAAGCTAAATGAAGCAGGCAGAGGAGATGGCTCCACCACTTttcggggggggggggggggggttggcGTAAAATTTGTGTAA
- the LOC105159635 gene encoding eukaryotic translation initiation factor NCBP — protein sequence MELPADKKEHDNNNQQLPPPSDEDRDRVALDLKAGLHPLKNKFVFWYTRRTPGVRTQTSYEDNIKKIVDFSTVEAFWVCYCHLARPSTLPSPTDLHLFKEGIRPLWEDSANCNGGKWIIRFKKVVSGRFWEDLVLALIGDQLDYGDNICGAVLSIRFNEDILSVWNRNASDHQAVMALRDSIKRHLKLPASYVMEYKPHDASLRDNSSYRNTWLRG from the exons ATGGAACTCCCAGCAGACAAAAAAGAACACGATAACAACAACCAGCAGCTGCCCCCGCCCTCCGACGAAGACAGGGACCGTGTTGCCCTCGATCTTAAGGCCGGTCTCCACCCTCTCAAA aacaaatttgtattttggtaCACTCGTCGAACTCCTGGAGTTAGAACTCAGACGTCATACGAGGATAATATCAAGAAGATTGTGGACTTCAGCACA GTTGAAGCCTTTTGGGTCTGCTATTGTCACTTAGCTCGCCCCTCCACGTTACCAAGCCCAACTGATTTGCATCTGTTCAAGGAGGGTATTCGTCCACTGTGGGAG GATTCTGCTAACTGCAATGGTGGGAAATGGATCATTAGATTTAAAAAGGTTGTGTCAGGCCGTTTTTGGGAGGACCTG GTTCTAGCATTAATAGGAGATCAACTCGATTATGGTGATAATATTTGTGGAGCAGTATTAAGCATCCGTTTTAATGAGGATATATTGAGCGTGTGGAACCGGAATGCATCTGATCATCAG GCTGTGATGGCACTGAGGGATTCTATCAAGAGACATTTGAAGCTTCCCGCCAGCTATGTAATGGAGTACAAGCCCCATGATGCTTCACTACGAGACAACTCCTCATATCGCAACACTTGGTTGAGAGGATAG
- the LOC105159637 gene encoding superoxide dismutase [Cu-Zn] 2 isoform X2 has translation MGTVKAVAVISSSTHNNLKGSIHFIQHTPPAAPGGVSVTHVKGRICGLTPGLHAFHIHALGDTTNGCNSTGPHFNPLNKDHGSPIDDERHAGDLGNIVAGSDGVAEISITDRQIPLSGEHSILGRAVVVHADPDDLGRGGHELSKTTGNAGARVGYHWPSVICVE, from the exons ATGGGCACAGTAAAAGCGGTGGCCGTCATCTCCTCCTCTACCCACAACAACCTCAAAGGCTCCATCCACTTCATCCAACACACTCCCC CAGCAGCACCAGGAGGAGTTAGTGTTACTCATGTGAAAGGAAGAATTTGTGGGCTCACTCCCGGACTCCATGCCTTTCATATTCATGCTCTTGGGGACACCACCAACGGCTGCAATTCCACTG GACCTCATTTCAATCCCTTAAACAAGGATCATGGATCTCCCATAGATGACGAGCGTCATGCCGGTGATCTGGGGAACATTGTGGCTGGCTCAGATG GGGTTGCTGAGATTTCAATTACAGATAGGCAG ATTCCACTAAGTGGTGAGCATTCCATTTTGGGAAGAGCTGTTGTTGTGCATGCTGATCCTGATGACCTGGGGAGAG GTGGACATGAACTCAGCAAGACAACTGGCAATGCTGGTGCAAGAGTGGG GTATCATTGGCCTTCAGTCATCTGTGTAGAGTGA
- the LOC105159637 gene encoding superoxide dismutase [Cu-Zn] 2 isoform X3 encodes MGTVKAVAVISSSTHNNLKGSIHFIQHTPPAPGGVSVTHVKGRICGLTPGLHAFHIHALGDTTNGCNSTGPHFNPLNKDHGSPIDDERHAGDLGNIVAGSDGVAEISITDRQIPLSGEHSILGRAVVVHADPDDLGRGGHELSKTTGNAGARVGCGIIGLQSSV; translated from the exons ATGGGCACAGTAAAAGCGGTGGCCGTCATCTCCTCCTCTACCCACAACAACCTCAAAGGCTCCATCCACTTCATCCAACACACTCCCC CAGCACCAGGAGGAGTTAGTGTTACTCATGTGAAAGGAAGAATTTGTGGGCTCACTCCCGGACTCCATGCCTTTCATATTCATGCTCTTGGGGACACCACCAACGGCTGCAATTCCACTG GACCTCATTTCAATCCCTTAAACAAGGATCATGGATCTCCCATAGATGACGAGCGTCATGCCGGTGATCTGGGGAACATTGTGGCTGGCTCAGATG GGGTTGCTGAGATTTCAATTACAGATAGGCAG ATTCCACTAAGTGGTGAGCATTCCATTTTGGGAAGAGCTGTTGTTGTGCATGCTGATCCTGATGACCTGGGGAGAG GTGGACATGAACTCAGCAAGACAACTGGCAATGCTGGTGCAAGAGTGGGGTGTG GTATCATTGGCCTTCAGTCATCTGTGTAG
- the LOC105159637 gene encoding superoxide dismutase [Cu-Zn] 2 isoform X1, whose amino-acid sequence MGTVKAVAVISSSTHNNLKGSIHFIQHTPPAAPGGVSVTHVKGRICGLTPGLHAFHIHALGDTTNGCNSTGPHFNPLNKDHGSPIDDERHAGDLGNIVAGSDGVAEISITDRQIPLSGEHSILGRAVVVHADPDDLGRGGHELSKTTGNAGARVGCGIIGLQSSV is encoded by the exons ATGGGCACAGTAAAAGCGGTGGCCGTCATCTCCTCCTCTACCCACAACAACCTCAAAGGCTCCATCCACTTCATCCAACACACTCCCC CAGCAGCACCAGGAGGAGTTAGTGTTACTCATGTGAAAGGAAGAATTTGTGGGCTCACTCCCGGACTCCATGCCTTTCATATTCATGCTCTTGGGGACACCACCAACGGCTGCAATTCCACTG GACCTCATTTCAATCCCTTAAACAAGGATCATGGATCTCCCATAGATGACGAGCGTCATGCCGGTGATCTGGGGAACATTGTGGCTGGCTCAGATG GGGTTGCTGAGATTTCAATTACAGATAGGCAG ATTCCACTAAGTGGTGAGCATTCCATTTTGGGAAGAGCTGTTGTTGTGCATGCTGATCCTGATGACCTGGGGAGAG GTGGACATGAACTCAGCAAGACAACTGGCAATGCTGGTGCAAGAGTGGGGTGTG GTATCATTGGCCTTCAGTCATCTGTGTAG